The Ziziphus jujuba cultivar Dongzao chromosome 7, ASM3175591v1 genome includes a region encoding these proteins:
- the LOC107424420 gene encoding putative pentatricopeptide repeat-containing protein At4g17915 has protein sequence MLNQCVASFCEAKKLDKAEALIVDAYALLGEMKEAGISPDAITYRSLIARDTKRNLSSESMDLLEDMRQQGLEIISMMRINLDGMHIAQSSGLVRAGRMEEANDFKEQMMSDGNIQLNRAGDILGAVNYFEDMNMMGFRSNFVAFNCLIDCFCKLGHIDQAIELSELMEEKDSITYNTMANNLCKAGRFGWASKLITACLRDGIRIPQRTQRAVLNGIRNSR, from the exons ATGTTGAACCAGTGCGTGGCATCCTTTTGCGAGGCCAAGAAATTGGACAAAGCAGAAGCACTTATCGTTGATG CTTATGCTCTTCTTGGTGAAATGAAAGAAGCTGGGATAAGCCCAGATGCTATTACTTACAGATCATTGATAGCTAGGGATACCAAGAGAAATTTGTCATCAGAATCCATGGACTTGCTTGAAGATATGCGTCAACAAG GTCTTGAGATCATTTCAATGATGAGGATCAACTTGGATGGTATGCATATTGCACAATCTAGTGGTTTAGTTAGAGCAGGTAGGATGGAAGAGGCAAACGATTTTAAGGAGCAGATGATGAGTGATGGGAATATTCAACTTAATAGA GCTGGTGATATTTTGGGGGCTGTAAACTATTTCGAAGACATGAACATGATGGGATTTCGTTCAAACTTTGTTGCCTTCAACTGTTTGATTGATTGCTTCTGTAAACTTGGTCATATTGATCAAGCAATTGAATTGTCTGAATTAATGGAGGAGAAGGATTCTATTACGTATAACACTATGGCAAACAATCTCTGCAAGGCAGGAAGGTTTGGTTGGGCATCTAAGCTCATCACAGCTTGTCTTAGAGATGGCATCAGAATACCACAGCGGACCCAAAGGGCTGTCCTTAATGGCATTCGTAATTCACGGTAA
- the LOC107406902 gene encoding MLO-like protein 4, translated as MMEHMLEERSLAETPTWAVATVICVMVPLGFLVNSCLEHFGKWLGKTHRKSLLAALEKIKEELMLFGVLSLLMGHWIIIVAKICVKSTVQDNRFYPCAMKHGSHSVRHSFVSSSDYLNKSVFEEHHKHGFHDYCPKGKESFASHDSLEQLHRFVFVLGVTHVFYSFASIAFAMIKIYSWRIWENEAKTNAQSIPVPWDIFANKFSPAPQAMPNSMKMRRLSTFISHRTSHSWSQHRVLVWLLCFCRQFWSSINRSDYMALRLGFLTKHQLPLTYDFHSYLLRSMEDEFRHIVGISVPLWIYAIFCIFLDFHGSNIYFWLSFLPAILILLIGTKLHRVVVKLAVEITDNSPAFENHQFNLRDDLFWFGKPKFLLQLIHFISFQNAFEMANFIWSLWEIREPSCFMDNRIFLVVRLIFGVTSQFWCSYITFPLYVIITQMGSRFKKSVMTENVRKSLSGWQRRVKARKSTPSSAALLTATSSVSTVYDMNKISESGSNSSMELGKSFRLQDTCLSNREASIGQDQSCGILNGDGNLQLSGFAFDSRSSDGKDNDNGATNELLLLPP; from the exons ATGATGGAGCATATGCTAGAAGAGAGGTCTTTGGCTGAAACTCCCACATGGGCAGTTGCTACTGTAATTTGTGTAATGGTTCCTCTTGGGTTCCTTGTTAATTCCTGTTTGGAACATTTTGGAAAG TGGTTGGGTAAGACTCATAGGAAATCTCTACTTGCTGCTCTGGAGAAGATCAAAGaag AGCTAATGCTTTTTGGGGTTCTATCGTTATTGATGGGTCATTGGATTATAATTGTGGCCAAGATTTGTGTTAAATCGACGGTTCAGGACAACCGTTTTTATCCATGTGCAATGAAGCATGGATCCCATTCTGTTAGACATAGTTTTGTCTCAAGCTCAGATTATTTGAATAAGTCGGTTTTTGAAGAGCATCACAAGCATGGCTTTCATGATTATTGTCCTAAG GGTAAAGAATCTTTTGCATCTCATGATAGTCTTGAACAGCTTCATCGTTTCGTATTTGTGCTCGGTGTTACACATGTTTTTTACAGCTTCGCCTCCATTGCTTTTGCTATGATTAAG ATTTATAGCTGGAGAATATGGGAAAATGAAGCCAAAACCAATGCCCAGAGCATACCAG ttccttGGGATATCTTTGCAAATAAATTTTCTCCTGCTCCACAAGCTATGCCAAATAGTATGAAAATGAGGAGACTATCTACTTTTATTTCTCATCGAACATCGCATTCTTGGAGCCAACACAGAGTTCTCGTTTGGCTG CTCTGTTTCTGCCGCCAGTTCTGGAGCTCTATAAACCGATCGGACTACATGGCTCTGCGTTTGGGATTCCTCACC AAGCATCAACTTCCTTTGACGTATGATTTCCATAGTTATTTGCTTCGGAGCATGGAGGATGAGTTTCGTCACATTGTAGGCATCAG TGTGCCTCTTTGGATATATGCCATATTTTGCATATTTCTAGATTTTCATG GAAGCAATATTTACTTTTGGCTTTCCTTTCTTCCGGCCATT CTGATCCTGCTTATCGGAACCAAGCTCCACAGAGTGGTGGTAAAGTTGGCAGTTGAAATCACAGATAATTCCCCGGCCTTCGAAAACCATCAGTTTAACCTGAGGGATGACCTATTTTGGTTTGGAAAGCCCAAGTTTCTATTGCAGTTAATACATTTCATATCCTTCCAG AATGCATTTGAGATGGCAAATTTCATCTGGTCCTTG TGGGAAATTAGAGAACCTTCATGTTTCATGGACAACCGCATTTTCCTTGTCGTCCGCTTGATTTTTGG GGTAACTTCCCAGTTCTGGTGTAGCTATATAACATTCCCACTCTATGTTATAATCACACAG ATGGGTTCGAGGTTCAAGAAATCAGTAATGACCGAAAATGTAAGAAAATCTCTATCAGGATGGCAGAGAAGAGTTAAGGCAAGAAAAAGTACACCCTCTTCTGCTGCACTCCTGACTGCAACATCTTCAGTTTCTACCGTGTACGACATGAACAAGATCAGTGAATCTGGCTCGAATAGCAGCATGGAATTAGGAAAGTCCTTTAGACTCCAAGATACATGTCTATCGAATAGAGAGGCATCTATAGGACAGGATCAAAGTTGTGGAATATTGAATGGTGATGGGAATTTACAACTTTCTGGTTTTGCTTTCGACAGTAGAAGCAGTGATGGTAAAGATAATGATAATGGTGCAACAAATGAGTTGCTCCTTTTACCACCTTAA